One genomic segment of Hordeum vulgare subsp. vulgare chromosome 2H, MorexV3_pseudomolecules_assembly, whole genome shotgun sequence includes these proteins:
- the LOC123430954 gene encoding auxin-responsive protein SAUR21-like, translating into MCNVISIPSVSWLRCALRRWRARRSTASATVPSGHVAVCAEGARFMVRLAHLSHPAFLELLRQAEEEYGFPSGASGPVALPCDEDRLRDVLRRVSSSSDDSEEPCRTSVRRRRRRGDSRPLLQGVAAEKLFS; encoded by the coding sequence ATGTGCAACGTCATCTCGATCCCGTCGGTCTCCTGGCTGCGCTGCGCCTTGCGCCGGTGGCGAGCCCGCCGCTCCACCGCCTCCGCTACGGTCCCGTCGGGGCACGTCGCGGTGTGCGCCGAGGGAGCGCGGTTCATGGTGCGGCTGGCGCACCTGAGCCACCCGGCGTTCCTGGAGCTGCTCCGGCAGGCGGAGGAGGAGTACGGCTTCCCGTCCGGCGCCTCCGGCCCCGTCGCGCTCCCCTGCGACGAGGACCGCCTCCGCGACGTCCTCCGCCGCGTCTCTTCCTCGTCCGACGACTCCGAGGAGCCGTGCCGCACAtctgtccgccgccgccgccgccgtggcgACTCGCGGCCGCTGCTGCAGGGAGTGGCCGCGGAGAAGCTCTTCTCATGA